A single Calidithermus timidus DSM 17022 DNA region contains:
- a CDS encoding sulfite exporter TauE/SafE family protein translates to MLVVGLLLLAVVSGMLGLGVAFAAVPFLSLFLPDLVHQVQPLSLLLNGVTALFAVFGFAQSGHVDWRKALLLGLVTTLFAPLGAWLVQRVQVQWVWWVYLAAVVYLAFNLFRPVKGTATRENFPLALVLAAPISVLSGFLGVGPGFLLMPTLILTGHDPKKAAGINAFAVTPPSFSSFLPHLGTARLDPGLTLTLLVVGALGSYVGSRLTSLYVPPARIKQIFGVLIVLVTLYKVSQL, encoded by the coding sequence GTGCTGGTGGTTGGCTTGCTGTTGCTAGCGGTGGTCTCGGGGATGCTGGGGCTGGGGGTGGCCTTTGCGGCGGTACCCTTTTTGTCCTTGTTCTTGCCCGACCTGGTGCACCAGGTACAACCCCTATCGCTGCTGCTCAACGGGGTCACGGCGCTGTTTGCGGTGTTCGGCTTTGCCCAAAGCGGGCACGTGGACTGGCGCAAGGCTTTGTTGCTGGGACTGGTGACCACCTTGTTCGCTCCTTTGGGGGCCTGGCTGGTGCAGCGGGTCCAGGTGCAGTGGGTCTGGTGGGTCTACTTGGCGGCGGTGGTCTACCTGGCCTTCAACCTGTTTCGTCCGGTCAAGGGGACGGCTACCCGCGAGAACTTCCCCCTGGCGCTGGTCCTGGCCGCGCCCATCTCGGTGCTCTCGGGGTTTTTGGGCGTAGGGCCGGGCTTTTTGCTGATGCCCACCCTGATCCTTACCGGCCACGACCCCAAGAAAGCTGCCGGCATCAACGCCTTTGCGGTCACCCCGCCCTCCTTTTCCTCGTTTTTGCCCCACCTGGGCACAGCTCGGCTAGACCCGGGGCTCACCCTCACCCTGCTGGTGGTAGGGGCGCTGGGGTCTTATGTGGGCTCGAGGCTCACCAGCTTGTACGTACCCCCCGCCCGCATCAAGCAGATCTTCGGGGTGCTGATCGTGTTGGTGACCTTGTATAAGGTCTCGCAGCTTTAG